The following proteins are encoded in a genomic region of Mycobacterium sp. 155:
- the hisI gene encoding phosphoribosyl-AMP cyclohydrolase, whose protein sequence is MSGLDVAIAARLKRNADGLFAAVVQERGTGDVLMVAWMDDDALARTLETREATYFSRSRGEQWIKGATSGHTQRVHSVRLDCDGDTVLLEVDQVGGACHTGDHTCFDADLLLPPEG, encoded by the coding sequence ATGAGTGGACTCGATGTGGCTATCGCCGCGCGGCTCAAGCGCAACGCCGACGGTCTGTTCGCCGCTGTGGTGCAGGAGCGTGGCACTGGTGACGTGCTAATGGTCGCCTGGATGGATGACGACGCATTGGCCCGCACGCTGGAAACCCGTGAGGCGACATATTTTTCGCGTTCGCGAGGCGAGCAGTGGATCAAGGGCGCCACCTCCGGGCACACCCAGCGCGTGCATTCGGTGCGGCTGGACTGCGACGGTGACACGGTGTTGCTGGAGGTCGACCAGGTCGGCGGAGCCTGCCACACCGGCGATCACACCTGCTTCGACGCCGATCTGCTGCTACCGCCCGAGGGCTAG
- a CDS encoding anthranilate synthase component I, giving the protein MHTLASTTSREDFRALAAEHRVVPVTRKVLADSETPLSAYRKLAANRPGTFLLESAENGRSWSRWSFIGAGAPSALTVRDDQAVWLGTTPQDAPSGGDPLDAVRTTLDLLATAAMPGLPPLSSGLVGFFAYDMVRRLERLPELAVDDLGLPDMLLLLATDIAAVDHHEGTITLIANAVNWNATDDRVDWAYDDAVARLDVMTAALGQPLASAVATFSRPAPQHRAQRTLEEYSAIVEKLVGDIEAGEAFQVVPSQRFEMTTSADPLDVYRLLRVTNPSPYMYLLNVPDAEGGLDFSIVGSSPEALVTVTDGRATTHPIAGTRWRGATDEEDLLLEKELLADDKERAEHLMLVDLGRNDLGRVCRPGTVRVEDYSHIERYSHVMHLVSTVTGELADGKTALDAVTACFPAGTLSGAPKVRAMELIEEVEKTRRGLYGGVLGYLDFAGNADFAIAIRTALMRNGTAYVQAGGGVVADSNGPYEYNESANKAKAVLNAIAAADTLTEP; this is encoded by the coding sequence GTGCACACGCTTGCTTCCACCACATCGCGTGAGGACTTCCGGGCGCTAGCCGCCGAACACCGCGTGGTCCCGGTGACCCGCAAGGTATTGGCGGACAGCGAGACGCCACTGTCGGCGTACCGCAAGCTGGCCGCCAACCGGCCCGGAACGTTCCTGCTGGAATCGGCCGAGAACGGCCGCTCCTGGTCGCGTTGGTCGTTCATCGGCGCAGGTGCGCCGTCAGCGCTGACCGTTCGCGACGACCAGGCGGTGTGGCTGGGGACGACGCCGCAGGACGCCCCGAGCGGGGGCGATCCGCTCGACGCGGTCCGCACGACGCTCGATCTGCTGGCCACCGCGGCGATGCCCGGACTGCCGCCCCTGTCTTCGGGACTGGTCGGCTTCTTCGCCTACGACATGGTCCGGCGCCTGGAGCGGCTGCCGGAACTCGCCGTCGACGATCTGGGCCTGCCCGACATGCTGCTGTTGCTGGCCACCGACATCGCCGCGGTCGACCACCACGAGGGAACCATCACGCTGATCGCGAACGCGGTCAACTGGAACGCCACCGATGACCGCGTCGACTGGGCCTACGACGATGCGGTCGCGCGACTGGACGTGATGACGGCAGCGCTCGGGCAACCGTTGGCGTCGGCGGTGGCGACGTTCAGCCGCCCCGCACCGCAGCACCGGGCGCAGCGCACGCTCGAGGAGTACTCGGCGATCGTGGAGAAGTTGGTGGGTGATATCGAAGCCGGCGAAGCGTTTCAGGTGGTGCCCTCGCAGCGGTTCGAAATGACGACCAGTGCGGATCCTCTTGATGTGTATCGACTGCTGCGGGTCACCAACCCCAGCCCGTACATGTATCTGCTCAACGTCCCTGATGCCGAAGGCGGACTGGACTTCTCAATCGTGGGTTCCAGTCCCGAGGCGCTGGTTACGGTCACCGACGGGCGCGCCACCACCCACCCCATCGCCGGAACCCGGTGGCGTGGGGCCACCGACGAGGAAGACCTCCTTCTGGAGAAGGAGTTGCTGGCCGACGACAAGGAACGCGCTGAGCACCTGATGCTGGTCGATCTCGGGCGTAACGATCTGGGCCGGGTGTGCCGCCCCGGCACCGTGCGGGTGGAGGACTACAGCCACATCGAGCGCTACAGCCACGTCATGCACCTGGTGTCCACCGTGACCGGCGAGCTCGCCGACGGGAAAACCGCACTCGATGCGGTGACTGCCTGCTTCCCGGCGGGCACCCTTTCCGGCGCCCCCAAAGTGCGGGCCATGGAGCTGATCGAGGAAGTCGAGAAGACCCGACGCGGCCTCTACGGTGGTGTGCTGGGGTATCTCGACTTCGCCGGCAACGCTGACTTCGCCATCGCCATCCGCACGGCCCTGATGCGCAACGGCACCGCCTATGTGCAGGCCGGCGGGGGAGTCGTTGCCGATTCCAATGGTCCCTACGAATACAACGAGTCGGCGAACAAGGCCAAAGCGGTACTCAACGCGATTGCTGCCGCCGACACGCTCACCGAACCATGA
- a CDS encoding peroxiredoxin, giving the protein MTPLRPGDIVAEFELPDQTGTVRILTSLLANGPVVLFFYPAAMTPGCTKEASHFRDLAGEFAALGASRVGISTDPVVKQAKFADIQRFDFPLLSDADGKVASHFGVKRGLLGKLMPVRRTTFVIDTDRAVLDVISSEINMDAHADKALEVLRAR; this is encoded by the coding sequence ATGACACCTCTTAGGCCGGGTGACATTGTTGCGGAGTTCGAGCTCCCTGACCAGACCGGCACGGTGCGAATCCTGACGAGTTTGCTGGCCAACGGTCCGGTGGTGCTGTTCTTCTATCCCGCTGCGATGACACCCGGCTGCACCAAGGAGGCCAGCCACTTCCGCGATCTGGCCGGTGAGTTCGCCGCCCTCGGTGCGTCCCGGGTCGGCATCAGCACCGACCCGGTCGTCAAACAAGCCAAGTTCGCCGACATTCAGCGCTTCGATTTCCCGTTGCTGTCCGACGCAGACGGAAAGGTGGCAAGCCACTTCGGTGTCAAACGCGGCCTGCTCGGCAAGCTGATGCCGGTCAGGAGGACCACGTTCGTCATCGACACCGACCGTGCGGTCCTCGACGTGATCTCCAGTGAGATCAACATGGACGCCCACGCCGACAAGGCACTGGAGGTGCTGAGGGCGCGTTGA
- a CDS encoding N-6 DNA methylase, whose translation MVTDTAAHADGDSATARKARGAFFTPAEITRYLTRWAVRCAEERIFEPSAGDAAFLIAATHRLQDLGSAAPQVDGVEIHPASAAAARRRVADAGGTAHIRTADFFGITPRPEYTAVIGNPPYIRYQDFRGPVRAQSRRAALQAGVALSGLASSWAAFTVHSALFLRPGGRMALVLPAELLSVNYAAAVRRFLFDRFAHVELVMFDEQVFPEAEADIVLLLADGFDQGPSGHAVIHRAHNAASLTSELVQRNWSPRDPADKWVSGLIGNAPVDALHALHTAGRFAYLELWGDTTLGMVTGNNAFFALSPQRVGELGLHRSDLLPLSPPGSAHLRGLTLAADQLVQLGEQGKSTQLFRPAGRLSAAAQRYLDAGHAAGVHLAYKCRVRKPWYLVPLVAPADLLLTCMNADTPRLVTNRAKAHHLNSVHGVYLRDGLAALGRDLLPLATLNSVTLLHAEMTGRSYGGGILKIEPREADRWLVPAPELIAARTPHLRAVRRRTATLLSNGQLLDAVHLVDDALGLTDLESIRAARYSLATRRAVRSRRAR comes from the coding sequence GTGGTGACCGACACCGCAGCCCACGCCGACGGCGATTCCGCCACGGCACGTAAGGCGCGTGGGGCATTCTTCACACCTGCCGAGATCACCCGGTACCTCACCCGGTGGGCCGTGCGTTGCGCTGAAGAACGGATCTTCGAGCCCTCGGCCGGCGACGCGGCATTCCTGATCGCGGCCACCCACCGGCTGCAGGACCTCGGAAGTGCGGCCCCGCAGGTCGATGGCGTCGAGATCCATCCCGCCAGCGCTGCCGCAGCACGGCGTCGAGTGGCCGACGCCGGAGGCACGGCACACATCCGCACCGCCGATTTCTTCGGTATCACCCCGCGGCCGGAGTACACCGCCGTGATCGGCAATCCGCCCTATATCCGATACCAGGATTTCCGCGGGCCCGTGCGGGCCCAGTCCCGCCGGGCCGCCCTGCAGGCCGGCGTGGCGCTGTCGGGGCTGGCCTCCAGTTGGGCGGCCTTCACCGTGCACTCCGCGCTGTTCTTGCGCCCCGGCGGCCGGATGGCTCTGGTGCTGCCCGCGGAGCTGCTGAGCGTCAACTACGCGGCTGCCGTACGCAGGTTTCTCTTCGACCGGTTCGCCCATGTCGAGCTGGTGATGTTCGACGAGCAGGTGTTCCCCGAGGCCGAGGCCGACATCGTGCTATTGCTGGCCGACGGATTCGATCAGGGACCGTCCGGCCATGCCGTCATTCACCGTGCGCACAATGCCGCATCGCTGACATCGGAACTGGTGCAACGCAACTGGTCGCCGCGCGACCCGGCCGATAAATGGGTCAGCGGGCTGATCGGCAACGCACCCGTCGATGCGCTGCACGCGTTACACACTGCGGGGCGGTTCGCGTACCTGGAGTTGTGGGGAGATACCACGCTGGGCATGGTGACCGGCAACAACGCCTTCTTCGCGCTGTCCCCGCAGCGGGTCGGGGAATTGGGGCTTCACCGCAGCGATCTGCTGCCGTTGTCCCCGCCGGGCAGTGCCCATCTCCGTGGCCTCACGCTCGCCGCTGATCAGCTTGTTCAGCTGGGGGAGCAGGGCAAGTCCACTCAATTGTTCCGGCCTGCGGGCCGATTGTCGGCGGCTGCCCAGCGCTACCTCGACGCTGGTCACGCTGCCGGGGTGCACCTGGCCTACAAGTGCCGGGTGCGGAAGCCCTGGTACCTGGTGCCGCTCGTGGCGCCCGCCGACCTTTTGTTGACGTGCATGAACGCCGACACCCCGCGGTTGGTGACCAACCGGGCCAAGGCCCATCACCTCAACTCGGTGCACGGGGTGTATCTGCGGGACGGTTTGGCCGCGCTCGGGCGTGACCTGTTGCCGTTGGCGACGCTGAACTCGGTGACGCTGTTGCACGCCGAGATGACCGGCCGCTCCTACGGCGGCGGAATACTCAAAATCGAACCACGCGAAGCGGATCGCTGGTTGGTGCCGGCGCCTGAGCTGATAGCCGCGCGCACACCGCATCTGCGTGCTGTGCGGCGTCGGACAGCGACCCTGCTGAGCAACGGTCAGTTGCTCGACGCCGTACATCTGGTCGACGATGCACTCGGTCTGACCGACCTGGAATCCATTCGCGCAGCGCGGTATTCGTTGGCCACCCGCCGGGCGGTAAGGTCGCGGCGTGCCCGCTGA
- a CDS encoding FadR/GntR family transcriptional regulator, which produces MTSQVRQVTRHPLAAQTAQLLLMRIRDGEWPLGHRLPGETTLAAQLGVGRSTLREAIRELAGKGVLDSRQGAGVFVTALDVTEDWDTVLRSANIASVIEARIAIEAEGAALAATRRTPADLRTIRRTLAARGVQGQSVPEHVDADMAFHRAVIAAAHNDVLTQLFDAFLPRLRLAMIDMLRIRPIASEPHDHALHQQLADAIIARDPAAAAASSRTHLSALKESFS; this is translated from the coding sequence TTGACTTCCCAAGTCCGCCAGGTGACACGGCACCCGCTGGCTGCGCAGACGGCGCAGTTGCTGCTGATGCGGATCCGCGACGGTGAGTGGCCACTCGGTCACCGGCTCCCCGGGGAGACCACGCTGGCCGCACAACTCGGGGTGGGCCGCTCCACGCTGCGTGAAGCCATCCGCGAGCTAGCCGGCAAAGGCGTGCTGGACAGCCGGCAGGGCGCCGGGGTGTTCGTCACCGCACTGGACGTCACCGAGGACTGGGACACCGTGCTGCGCAGCGCGAACATTGCCTCGGTGATCGAAGCCCGCATCGCCATCGAGGCCGAGGGCGCCGCACTGGCCGCAACTCGCCGCACCCCGGCCGACCTACGCACGATCCGGCGCACCCTGGCTGCCCGCGGTGTGCAGGGCCAGTCGGTGCCCGAGCACGTCGACGCCGACATGGCATTTCACCGCGCGGTGATCGCCGCAGCGCACAACGACGTGCTGACCCAGTTGTTCGACGCGTTCCTGCCGCGGCTGCGGCTGGCGATGATCGACATGCTCAGGATCCGCCCGATCGCGTCCGAGCCGCACGACCACGCGCTACATCAGCAGCTTGCCGATGCCATCATCGCCCGCGACCCTGCGGCCGCGGCAGCCTCCAGCAGAACCCACCTGAGCGCACTGAAGGAATCCTTTTCATGA
- a CDS encoding 2-isopropylmalate synthase — translation MIQTPTWNRQAPSGMPSYRYASVFDRVDVPLTQRHWPDARFSAAPLWVPVDLRDGNQALAEPMDPTRKRRFFELLVAMGYKEIEVGYPSASQTDFDFVRLLAESEIAPPDVGIVVFTPARRDLIERTVDSVRGLRNEVVIHMYTATAPVWRNTVLGKDRTELRELILSGARDVLEFAGDLPNVRFEFSPEVFNLTEPDYVLQLCDAVTELWRATPQRPVILNLPATVEVATPNVYADQIEYVHRNLSRRDSVILSVHPHNDRGTGIACAELVVLAGAQRVEGCVFGNGERTGNVDIATLALNLHAQGVDPMIDFSDIDEIARTVAYCTRMPIPERHPYVGDLVHTAFSGTHQDAIKKGLAEHRARAALEGRSEREIDWRVPYLPIDPADIGRTYDAVIRVNSQSGKGGIAYLLLTEYGLDLPRRLQIDFARRVQSHTDAHGAEITAAELFELFDAAYLQPGGPVELKDWHTGHDETTEITLVVDGQTRTSTHHGIGPLDALTAALSAVGRDVEVLSLTQQSVGRAAVSYLEYRRGGVTGWACGRSDSVLAASMTAVLRAVNAPSAPPVPCRRGRPC, via the coding sequence ATGATCCAAACCCCAACCTGGAATCGGCAGGCGCCCTCAGGAATGCCGTCCTATCGCTACGCATCCGTCTTCGACCGCGTGGACGTCCCACTCACACAACGACATTGGCCCGACGCCAGGTTCAGCGCGGCGCCCCTGTGGGTTCCGGTGGACCTGCGCGACGGCAACCAGGCGCTGGCCGAGCCGATGGACCCGACCCGCAAGCGCCGCTTCTTCGAGCTGCTGGTGGCCATGGGCTACAAGGAGATCGAAGTCGGCTACCCGTCGGCGTCGCAGACCGATTTCGACTTCGTCCGGCTGCTGGCCGAATCCGAGATCGCCCCGCCCGATGTTGGGATCGTGGTGTTCACGCCGGCCCGCCGTGACCTCATCGAGCGCACCGTGGACTCGGTGCGGGGCCTGCGCAACGAGGTCGTCATCCACATGTACACGGCCACGGCACCGGTGTGGCGCAACACCGTGCTGGGCAAGGACCGCACCGAATTGCGTGAGCTGATCCTCTCGGGTGCCCGGGACGTCCTCGAGTTCGCCGGTGACCTGCCAAACGTCCGGTTCGAGTTCAGCCCGGAAGTGTTCAACCTCACCGAACCTGACTACGTCCTTCAGCTGTGCGACGCGGTGACCGAGCTGTGGCGGGCCACGCCGCAGCGGCCGGTGATCCTGAACCTGCCCGCGACGGTCGAGGTGGCCACGCCCAACGTGTACGCCGATCAGATCGAGTACGTGCACCGCAACCTGTCCCGCCGCGACAGCGTCATCCTGTCGGTGCATCCGCACAACGACCGGGGCACCGGCATCGCTTGTGCCGAGCTCGTGGTCCTGGCCGGCGCGCAACGCGTCGAGGGCTGTGTCTTCGGCAACGGGGAACGCACCGGCAATGTCGACATCGCGACTCTGGCCCTGAATCTGCATGCTCAGGGCGTCGACCCGATGATCGACTTCTCCGATATCGACGAAATCGCCCGCACCGTCGCGTACTGCACGCGTATGCCGATCCCCGAACGACATCCGTACGTCGGTGACCTGGTGCACACCGCGTTCTCGGGTACCCACCAGGACGCCATCAAGAAGGGGTTGGCCGAACATCGCGCCAGGGCCGCACTCGAAGGTCGCTCCGAGCGTGAAATCGATTGGCGGGTACCGTATCTGCCAATCGATCCGGCCGACATCGGACGCACTTACGACGCGGTGATCCGGGTCAACTCGCAGTCGGGGAAAGGTGGCATCGCCTACCTGCTGCTCACCGAGTACGGGCTGGACCTGCCCCGCCGCTTGCAGATCGACTTCGCCCGCCGCGTTCAGTCACACACCGACGCCCACGGTGCGGAGATCACCGCCGCCGAACTGTTCGAACTGTTCGATGCGGCCTATCTGCAACCCGGCGGCCCGGTCGAACTGAAGGACTGGCACACCGGCCATGACGAAACTACCGAGATCACCCTCGTCGTCGACGGGCAGACCCGGACCAGCACACATCACGGGATCGGCCCACTGGATGCGCTGACAGCGGCGCTGAGTGCCGTCGGCCGCGACGTCGAGGTGCTGAGCCTCACGCAGCAGTCTGTCGGCCGGGCGGCGGTCAGCTATCTGGAGTACCGCAGGGGCGGTGTGACAGGTTGGGCGTGCGGGCGCAGCGACTCGGTGCTCGCCGCATCGATGACAGCCGTGCTGCGCGCAGTCAACGCGCCCTCAGCACCTCCAGTGCCTTGTCGGCGTGGGCGTCCATGTTGA
- a CDS encoding ABC transporter permease, with protein MPYATLLLGAAVLLAITSAVMWWAKIEHAAAPWWAVTRALGQLALISLALRGILAHPALVALALAVMVSVAAWTAARRLRDLHGGPIAVVMSTVAASALTIGVAFGLHMLALESRFVIALGGIVIGSTMTATTLAGRNFQRMSVKSRAEIEGWLSIGATPSQSVVHIGRAAAGDAVRPVLDQTRTTGLVTLPGAFVGALMAGALPLEAARFQVVVLVCLITAQTVAATLLVRILGRSPVLAV; from the coding sequence ATGCCGTATGCGACTTTGCTGCTTGGCGCCGCAGTCCTGCTCGCCATCACCTCGGCGGTGATGTGGTGGGCCAAGATCGAACATGCGGCCGCACCCTGGTGGGCGGTCACCCGCGCGCTCGGGCAGTTGGCGCTGATCAGTCTCGCGCTGCGCGGAATTTTGGCTCACCCTGCACTCGTGGCGCTGGCATTGGCGGTGATGGTCAGCGTGGCGGCGTGGACGGCGGCCCGCAGGCTGCGGGATCTGCATGGCGGCCCGATCGCGGTGGTGATGTCGACGGTGGCGGCGAGTGCACTGACCATCGGCGTGGCGTTCGGACTGCACATGCTGGCGCTGGAGAGCCGGTTCGTGATCGCGCTGGGCGGCATCGTCATCGGTTCGACGATGACCGCGACCACCTTGGCGGGTCGTAATTTTCAGCGGATGTCGGTGAAGTCGCGGGCCGAAATCGAAGGCTGGCTGTCTATCGGCGCGACGCCGAGCCAATCGGTGGTGCACATCGGCCGAGCTGCGGCCGGGGACGCCGTGCGCCCGGTCCTCGACCAGACCAGGACGACGGGGCTCGTCACACTCCCCGGTGCATTCGTGGGTGCGCTGATGGCGGGTGCTCTGCCGTTGGAAGCCGCACGGTTTCAGGTAGTGGTGCTGGTGTGTCTGATCACCGCCCAGACCGTTGCGGCCACCCTGCTCGTACGCATCCTGGGCCGATCACCCGTCCTCGCGGTCTGA
- a CDS encoding ABC transporter ATP-binding protein — MTPVLEISDVTFRRDGKQIIDGISLTVQSGEHWALLGPNGAGKSTLLGFCAAVTFPTTGTVRVLGGQMGRTDLAVLRRSIGHVNPRHRLQYPLTVRDVVLTGITATIDTAARWRPSPEQVARARELIDTVGLTARADATWPTLSQGERGRTLIARALISDPRLLLLDEPTTGLDVAAREQLLETLDTLDDSHPDMASILVTHHLEELPTSTTHALLIAHGRTVASGPARETVTTDHVTTAFAHPVEVGFHDGRWTARAKAGPRIR; from the coding sequence ATGACACCGGTTTTGGAAATCAGCGATGTCACATTCCGTCGCGACGGCAAGCAGATCATCGACGGGATCTCCCTGACGGTGCAGTCCGGGGAGCACTGGGCCCTGCTGGGACCGAACGGCGCCGGCAAGAGTACCCTGCTGGGATTCTGTGCGGCCGTGACGTTTCCGACCACGGGCACGGTCCGGGTGCTGGGCGGGCAGATGGGTCGGACCGACCTCGCGGTGCTGCGGCGATCCATCGGCCACGTGAACCCGCGGCACCGGCTGCAGTATCCGCTGACCGTGCGCGACGTCGTGCTCACGGGGATCACCGCCACCATCGACACCGCGGCCCGCTGGAGGCCCAGCCCTGAACAGGTGGCCCGCGCCCGGGAGCTCATCGACACCGTCGGGCTGACGGCGCGGGCCGACGCGACATGGCCGACGCTGTCGCAGGGTGAGCGGGGCCGCACACTGATCGCCCGTGCCCTGATCTCCGATCCTCGGCTGCTGCTTCTCGACGAGCCGACCACGGGCCTGGATGTCGCTGCTCGCGAACAGCTATTGGAAACCCTTGACACCCTGGATGATTCGCATCCGGACATGGCGTCGATCCTGGTGACACATCACTTGGAGGAGCTGCCGACGTCGACGACACACGCACTGCTGATCGCGCACGGGCGGACCGTCGCGAGTGGCCCGGCCCGGGAGACGGTGACCACCGATCACGTGACAACGGCGTTCGCCCATCCGGTCGAGGTTGGGTTCCACGACGGCCGCTGGACCGCACGAGCCAAAGCCGGACCCCGGATCCGCTAA